In a single window of the Melioribacteraceae bacterium genome:
- a CDS encoding response regulator transcription factor, translating into MNAIIIEDEKLAAERLEELIHEVDSSIKISTKLRSVEKSVEWLKVNRPDLIFLDIQLEDGLSFAIFEQIDIDVPIIFTTAYDQYAIKAFKLNSIDYLLKPIKLEDLRESINKFKNTKTSRLIDFEYLIKSIQNKEINYKKRFLIQYGQKIRKVETDEIAYFYAMDKNVFLTSFSGNTFPVDYTLDKLQEILDPENFFRINRKMIISFKSIKSMIPFSRSRIKIELIPNEPKDIDALVSVERSTAFKEWMDK; encoded by the coding sequence GCGGAAAGATTAGAAGAATTAATTCATGAGGTTGATTCTTCAATCAAGATTTCTACTAAACTTCGTTCTGTTGAGAAATCAGTTGAGTGGTTAAAAGTGAACAGGCCCGATCTAATATTTCTCGATATTCAGCTTGAGGATGGGCTGAGCTTTGCTATCTTTGAGCAAATTGATATTGATGTCCCCATTATTTTTACAACAGCTTATGATCAGTACGCCATTAAAGCATTCAAACTCAATAGTATCGATTATCTCTTAAAGCCAATTAAATTAGAAGATTTAAGAGAAAGTATAAACAAATTCAAAAATACTAAAACCTCCCGCTTGATCGATTTTGAATATTTAATTAAAAGTATCCAAAACAAAGAAATCAATTATAAAAAAAGGTTTTTAATTCAATACGGACAAAAGATTCGAAAAGTAGAAACTGACGAAATCGCTTATTTTTACGCTATGGACAAAAATGTTTTTCTAACATCATTTTCGGGAAATACTTTTCCGGTTGATTACACACTTGACAAACTTCAAGAAATTTTAGATCCCGAAAACTTTTTTCGGATAAACAGAAAAATGATAATTAGCTTCAAGTCAATAAAAAGTATGATTCCCTTTTCACGCTCTAGAATTAAGATAGAACTGATTCCAAATGAACCCAAAGACATTGATGCGCTTGTTAGTGTTGAACGTTCAACCGCGTTTAAAGAATGGATGGATAAATAA